The window CGCTGACAGCGAGTCTTGGCAGACCGGTAGGCGCAGGGTTGGAAGAGTTGAACGGgcttggcgacgatggccggCGACTCGcgaggagctgctcgccATGTGTGACGGGGAGTTAAGGAGGCCCTTTTTACAAAATTAAAAATTAAAACATGTCTGAACCTTTTTTTGGTGGGATTATGCCGTTTTCACCGTGatcccttcttcttttcttcttcccatCGGTGGGTTCTGACGGCCAAAGAAAGCTTCGTCACCTACAATGCCGATGGGATAAGTCCTGTGCGATGACCAGCACTAAAACTACCACATACGTAAGGACTGCTATCCTGTCATACGCCGAGAGGGTTGGACGCCAAGGTAAGGTTTACGGTTTCGTCCGTTTGACGACCGAGCCTGACCAGTCGATGCTTtccgctcgtcgtcgccgtgaAAAGTCTAGCAGTGACAGTTTTGGGCCCCGTAATGATTGCCGCTTGGGGGAGAAATCCGATCGACGACTCCTTACAGAGTACGGAACTTCCCCCGTTCCATATGTCGTCGGGATCGGCCCCCCGTTCCCTAATCGGGGCTCTCCTTTCACCATTACCATGTACAACTTGACCCCTTGGCTCTTCGGCAAGTTGGACAAGATATTGACCGTCAAGATATGGAAAGTATGGAAGCACAGGCGTGGGCGTCGCATTCCAAGCGGAATCGTTATAGGACGGGACACGCAATTTAGACGGAGCCGTCTGAGCTGTGGCGATGGGGAGGCACAAACCGACTGACCATCGCGCCATCAAGACAAGCCGCCGTTCGCGACTCCGGGCTCCGCTAAAGAAGCGCGGACGACAGAGAGATCTTGTCGGTATCGGTTTTTTTATTCCGAGGTGACTCGACGAGGGGACAAGGGCAGGAAACAGAGCAAGCCTTGCCGGGGTGGGGTGGTTCTGACTGACCGTGTGAAGGGGGGTGTTGATGGGGTAGGTTAGCATCGAAGGTTGTTTCGAGTCCCTGTCtagacgaggtcgagaggGAGATATTTGATCGGCCGGCGAGAGGGCATATTTTTACACCCAACTGCAACCCTTTGCGATGTTCGCGCCTTTGATCCTTGGCATGGCAACTGGCGAGGTTATGCCCAGAGGCCAAGGATCCGGTCACAGGTCGAAATGAAGCGGACTGCAATGGATTACGAGGCGCGGCACTGCCTCAGTCCCCATCCTTGGGGGTCAAACTGGTTAATCAAGCCCACGTGGGCTGGAGGAAGTGCCCCTTGCGGCAGGAGATTAAACGATTCTAATCTACACCATGAATCTCACACCTCGGTCTGGGAGGGTTTCCTCATCTCCCTCGGTTCATGACCTGGTCGAATCAAGTCCCTTGGCTACTTGGCTGGACTAATAAAAgagaacaaaaaaaaagggggatgAGATGCTGGGAAGCAGGGCCACTTTTCCGGCTTTTCCGGCCCTTTTTACCATGCTTCTTCAAGTGGGAACACGTCTCATCCAACCCCTCGAGCCAAATCAAGTAAGCGGCTCCGCGGTCTTGCAACAGAAACAGTAAGGGAAACGGCCCGAGACAATATTTGGTCTACCAAAGGCCGGTTAcacaaggtcgaggaggcgaagaggcgAAGAGGCGAGTGGGGGGGGGACCCTTCGGAGCGGCGGGACGGATacggggccggcgccgggctcGTACGGGCGGGTGGGGGCGGGGAGGGCCAGAGATGGCTCGGTCATGACTCCAGAACCGGCGCCGGACTCGTCACCCCATCTTCGCCTTGCTGCGCATTTGCGTACGCGCGTCGAGCCGGGTCAGGCAGGGACTGCCATCGGTTCcggccctcgaggacgacaaccAAAGACGTACCGTACCGTACCGTAGGGGGCCTCCTGTCGACCTATGGTTTGGGACGAGTCGAGAAACTCAGCGTTCATATAAAGTAAAACAATGAAAACCGTGATTTAATCAAGCCTGCTTGCCTTTTCGGGATTCTCCCCCGTTCACACCTCCGAGATATATGTACGTGTCAGTAGTTTTTGCTTTGGTGGCCCCGAGATGTCCGACGATGGACAGGTTTGTTCTATGTCCACGCCCCACCCACTACTGGACCACGGGCGCACATCaccgagagggagagggagagtcGGGCTTTGGTCTGGTTCGTGCTTCGACTGGTTGTGCTGGGATGGCATCCCAGCTTATTTTTTAATTTTGTTTTTTGAAGAGAGCACATCTTTATTTCTGTCTCATAATTCTCCCGAGTGCCGCATAGGTTGTCCAAGCGGCATGCACTCGCGAGGTCCATCCCTACCACGCGGGGGACGGGGATCTCGAGGAAAGCTAATTATAGAGGGCATGTCTAGGCGAGACAGCTCGTGTATGGGTCTCCTGGCGGAGAGATGTAAGTAAGAGTTAAGCCGTAGCCGCTTGCTGAGCCGTCAAGGAACTCAAGATCCTTGGGATTTTACAATTTTCCTACAGTTAGGCTTTCGAAGGGGTTGAGAAAGGCAAAAGATTTGCATTATCAGAGAGTCCTGTACATGTACAATACCGCAGGGATGGCATCTTGCATCATTCGGAGGCGAGGATACGTTTACCAAGATGGGATGGATCGCGGGGACCTTTCCTGAGACGACCGTTGGTCGGCACAGACTCATCGTCCAGAGACATGCTTTCCTGAGGAGGGATTGTCGGCGCGAGCGTGCCGAAGATGGTGGTGTCGAGACTTTTTGAGGCTAATCTTGATGACCGGCCGTCCTAAGCTTGTGAGCGGGTCGAAATTACAGTTGCGTGAACCAATACCTTATTCGAGTAACCAACCGTATTCAgagttttttcttttcgtcCAAATCCTCGCCAAAAGAAAGTACGGCACCGGTCTCGCTACGATAGCGAGCGGAAAAAAGCATCGGAGTAAGCTTTCTCGTAGCCTGAAATCTTACCCAAGAACAGGCatgaaaaagaagagggaatTGGGCTTCCCACAGTTTAGACTCTAAGTCCGCCCCTCAAGGTTAAGCTCTACCTTTACACTGGCAGGGCTCGTCATCAATCAATTTGTCACTTTACGAGCGGCTGCTTGCGTTCAAGGTTAAGAATTAAGGTGTTTAGAAATTCGATGGTacgagagcgaggaggagggacgTGTGTACTCAGCACACACTTTTGCAAGAATGGAGGACGCTCGATCCGGAAATGCCGTATGAACGCTTTCTGATCAGTGGCCTTTTTGTgttttttgttcttctcgGCTTTGACGCCCGACTCATCGAAGCTTTGTTTGGGGGCCTcccggcatcatcatcacggGGCCTCCGAGCGAGCCAAGCACCGGCGGTCCGACTTTCGAGATGGACATGCCCACTCCCCATTGGCCTCGTTATCGCTTCGAACACGAACGGACGACAGCGTTTCTGCTCTTGATCCTGTACGTGGGCGGCTCTTGGCGAGGTCGCAACCGCGTCTGATTGTATCCAAAAAAGGTATCTGTGTCCCGGTTGCAAGGCGTACCGCAGCAGGGGAATGCCCAGCTGTGAGTATGCTTGAATTGATGAAACCGTACATTACGATGTAGTTGCTCAAGCTGCTGAGAGGCGAAGGTTAGAACTCTGTCGGGTAATTCCCCATCTCCCTGTACTGCAGTTCTTCTGACCTCCGTCGTACTCTAGTCCTGAACTCTTCGAAATGTCCCCTACACCCTGCTGCCGGGGTCTCTGATGGGGGATTGGTTGTGCAAATGTTTGACCGAGATGAAGCGCTCGAATCCCGATTTTCGTCTCGGAAGGGGTATTAATCTCGCCATGCATCTGCAAGCTTTAAAGCTGGCACACCCTGGAGTTGACTTCTCAAAGCGCGTGTACATCGTAAaaccgagaagaagaaaaagaataCAAAGAGAAAAAGTGGCAAACAGGGGCAAACAGGGGCAACATGTTAACGTTGTGGCAACTTCGGTAGCAAAACCCGATCTTGAAGTCAAAGTTATCCTCTCGCCCATTGAACCATTTTTGGGCAACGACTTGGGAATCTTAAGCCTTGCCGGGGAATATTACGCTTTGCTGGAAAGGCTACCGCGCGAAGAAGCAAGGCGCCAGTACCTAGGCGGCCGCAAACTCACACACGCCCTTCACAACACAAAAAGGGCAGATCCACAGGTCTGCACCGTGGCGCACCTTGGCCCATGTCGTCCTAGTCATCCGGCTCTGTTGCCAAGCGGCGTGGTCTGGAGATTCTCGAGGGCGCCCCAGAAGTGACCAGAGTCAACTTAGGGAGGGCTCCGGCATCCCGAAAGCACGGCGTCTCGAAGAAGTACTCAACAGTCAGGCGTCTCAATGAGGGAGACCGACATCCAGGTCCAGCCTCTGAGATAATTATAAGCATAGATTCCTGCGACACAAGAGGGAGCAGGAGTTGGCGAGCTGTCGCACGCAGATCAAACGAATGCTTTGCCTTGGCGGGCTCTTGAGACGATACGGTATGTTTAGCCCAGCGGACGCGCCGTGTAGTGTAGTGAAGATCGCTCCCTCTGTGATAGGAAGATGCTGGTGAAATGGTGTTGACGTACCAACCCAATCTCTCGAGGCCGTATGATACAAAATTCCGTACCGAAGGGCATGAAGGAAGTCTAAAAGAGTCAGCGTACGGCACCGCCCCCTACCAAGTTTGACTCGCCGAGTAATTACTATGAAAGTAAAGTTCATATCACCGAGACTAACTTTGGACCGCGAAGCTACGGCACCACCCTTTGCCTCCCCGATTTCGTTCTCTCTTTCGGGACAGGCTATCGGGATAGGCTATCGGGAAAGGGGTCCGGTGGCATGCTCCTCACTGGGCGTCCATCCGATGGCCATCCAGGATCATGCTAGAGtacggcgacaacgacgacacAAGCGatgctttctctctctctccctgcGCTGGCACTGAAGCCGGTGAGACAGCCAGGTTGATTCGGTGGTCAATGGTGATCTACCAGCTTGGGTGTAAGTACTGAAGTCCCCCCCTGAAGCCGGAATGCCATCAACACTCGCTTCATGTGGACATGCAGCCGCAACAAACAGTATGGCTATGGTTGAAACCAGTGAAGCGGCGAGGGAGATAGTACTTGTATGCCGATAGGTTCTGGCCGGTATTACAAACACGATCTTCCTGACTTTAACAACTGTTGTTCCCTCCTGAGAGGAGTTGGAAAGCACGACGGACATTCCTCAAGAGAACGTTGCATCCCGAAACTAGCTGGAGGCCAAGGGCCCTTGTGCTCCTGACAGAGTACTGATGCTTGTAAAGACACATGTCGTGGTGACACTGCGGTCGATCGTGAGGCCGAACGCCCCATCAATCCATCGATTGAAGCGACAGCAAACTGACGCCCAAAAGTCCATATGTTGTTGTGAATGCGGACAGACTTTGAGTGTCAACTTCCATGGCCGGAGCATTCAAAATGAGAACCAGAGTTCTCGTTTCAGAGCTTCAGCCGCTTAAGGAGATGGGCGAGAACCAAGTTGCTCCAACTTGGACTTCTCTACTAAGACCAAAACATGCCTTCTGGTCACTCATGAGGCGGTCTGGTGTGCTTGGACTGTCTGAGCCACGTATTGAGTGACGCAAAATCTGTTCCGTCATCTGTGGCCATCGCCATTACGGCTTCTGTGTGACGACGTTTCTCCCGAGCAGGTATAAGTATAGGCCTGCGCAGGAGACGGGTAAAACTTCAGGAAAGGCAAACTGTGGCCGATGCCTTCAGGGGAAGGTGATTATCATACGCtagagaagaaagaaaaaaatgTTTGCGTCCACTTGCGTCTCCTCGCTCTTATCCAAAAAAAACTGCTGAAAGGGCACGCCATCGCGGCCCCGCAGTCTCCAGGCTGTGATATCGCCGCCAAAGCAACATCGTAGTTGTCTCGTAAGAGTCCATAAGGATTTCCATATTAGGTCTTTCCCATGACCGGCTTGAATAGTGATAGACGTCCCCGAGTCTAGTTACGGGGGGGGCGTTCCGTTGCCCGCCAACGACCGAGATGATACCGCAAGCCAGCGCGagcaccatggccgacgagatgCCATTTGTGGTGTTCCAGACGGTACCTAGCGACGGAGCCCTCAATTGCAGACAACGCGCGCGCGGATCAGCACGAACTTGCCGGATTTCCACTCGAGCAGCATCGTCCGCCTCGATGCCCGAGAGCACCCTCTAGCTGCAAatcaccgccgccgggaCCATCCGcttccatcccatccattCTTTCCATCAGGAAGTCgaaggcctcgtcgaccagagCATGTTCGCTCGGCCGCTGGTGGACGAGGAAgcccgcgtcgtcgtcgttggcgccgtGGTCCCACCTCCCGACGTGGGCGGGGAGCAGGCCCAGGGACGCTGTGAAGGCAGAGAAGTTGACGCCCCGACAGCAGAAGGCGATGTGGTTCGCGCACCGGAACCTGATGTAGCGGCACAGGAGCTCGCGGGCTGCGTTCACGCAGCGAGGGTTCTGCACTTGCACTGCTTGGTTCCGGTTGGGCGCAGCATGTGCGccaggtggaggaggacgaggaggttgaAGTGTGTGGTTtggaggatgatgaggaggaagacgtcTTCGAGCACCGAGCCGGCCTTTTGAGGCGGCGGTTCTGGTCTTCTGCCTCATTGGTGGGATCAGCTACCAGTCGGCGGCATGCTCTGCGCCGCTTGCTGTATCATCTGGTCGATGTCCTTTGTGGTTTCGTGGacaaggtcctcggcggcgttgtcgtGGTTAGCCGCGGTACATCCCATTGCCTGGCTGTGAACTCGGTCGAGATCATCACAGGGAGAGTCCCCGAGAATGAGATGAACGGTTGCTAGAGTCGAGCTTGCGGGAGTAATTGTGGGTAGGCCGGGCATGAGGGCCAGGTATCTGCCCTGACAAAGGACTTCACCGAGCTGGGTGAGTACTTTTGTTAGAAAAGAACATTGTACGTCGTAGGTAGTGGTGATCTTCCTCGCACCAGAGTACTGTCGAGTACTTATATGTTTGAGCAGGAGATAACACTTGGGGAAACACTGGGGAAAACTAACCGAGACACAAGTCGAGTTGGTTCCGTTCACGGCGGTGTATCCCGCTCAGTTGGAGTTGTCATGGTACTCAGCCCTGGTTTCATACTTCTCGACTTTGGCGTCATACGGCTCGACTCTGACACCAGACGCTCCTCAGAGTCTTTTGGTCTTGAATTTCCAGGAGCTTATACTTCGTGTCTCTTTCTGCAACAAACGCGGCGGGTACTCATACATTCAGCGCTGGACACGCTTCGTGATCGTAATTTGGACTGACGAGGCTCTCGACTTATATGACCTCCCACTAGGCAAACAGGTCTATCGTCTTACATAGCTGCATTCGCTAAAATGAACGTACAAACGTGACGCGTTCTCTAAAAGGGTATCTCATTAGCAAGACGTGCTACCTCCCGTTCTCcacatccatcatccatcacaATGTGCTTCCGACATTATCCTCTTGGAACATCCTTCCCCATCTCGAAACCTGCAAACCCCCAAGCCTTCGCCTCAAATTGTGTAACGATAGCGTGGACTCTCGTCCCCCAGTTCGGCCAGTTCGTCGTCCGAGAGGTCGGCGTACTTGCTCTGGACGCGGCCGGCCTCGCGCTGCTTGTTCTCTCGCCAGTACCAGAACCACAGGAAGCCGTACAGGCACGTGGCCATGCCGACCATGCTCAGAGTCACCGCGTGGCCCCGGATGTACCTGGGCTTATCGACGGCTTGGCTGTGTTCTGTTGTCAGTCTTCATCATCTGGAAGGGGAAATCAAGAGACCCCAAAGGATGGATGGACTCACTAGATGAAAGACGACATGACACCGGAGCAGTTGCCGATGGTCAGCTGCATgccgctggccgtcgtcCGCTTGCCGTATCTCGGGGAGTTGTTGGGCAGCTGCGTCAAAACACGTCGTCAGTTCGTCAACGAGCCATACAAGGGAGGCATCCAGTCAAGACTCACCCATGCCAACGgcagcccgacgacgacgtaCAGCCCCGCGGCCACGAGGAAGCAGCCGAAGTAATGCACCCCgttggacgacggcgagatgAGCACGCCGTAGCCGATGACGCTGATGCTGCCGAAGATGACGCAGAACAGGCCGCGCCGCTGCATGCGGTCCGAGAGGAAGGCCATGGACATGTACACAACGGCGCCTAGGAAGTAGCACGGCACCGTCAGCAGCTGCACCTGCGCGACCGTCCAcgtgccgaggccgttgatgatggtcgGGAGGAACGTCGAGAAGCCTGTCGGCGTCGTTAGCAACTCAATGGCCATGGAAGTCGCCCTCAAAGGACTCGGGAGAGACTCGGGAGAGACTCGGAGACCGACCATAAAGCATCGTGTCGGCGCCAAACTGCGCGATGCTAAACACCCAGACCTTCCAGTCCATAAAGGCCTTGAACATGTCGTCGCGGCTAAACTCCTGCGCGCTGCTCGTGTTGCCGTACTCGCGCGCCCTCCGCCTCGCCAtgacggccttctcgtcgtccgtTAGGAAGTaggccgtcgccgcgtcgtTGGGCAGCGCAAAGTAGGTGATGACGCCGAGCACGACGGTCGGCAGCCCTTCTACGATCATGATCCACCTCCATCCGctgaggccctcgacgccgtccatgtGGCCGATGGCGTAGGccagcaggccgccgaggccgccggcgatggcggcgctgaCGAAGAGGTAGCCGACGCGCAGGGCGAGCTCGTGCTTGCTGTAGAAGAAGGTCAGGTAGACGTTGAGACCCGGGaagaggccggcctcgacggcgccgaggaggaggcggcagGCGAGTAGCGCGCCGTACGAGTGGACGAGGCCGGTGAGGGTGGCGATGACGCCCCACGAGACGGTGATGAAGGCGATCCAGCGGCGCGGCGTGAAGAGCTTGAGCACGAGGTTGGACGGCACCTCGAAGATGATGTAGGTGACGAAGAGGATCGACACGGCCACCTGGAACTGATTGCCGTGCATGTCGAGGTCGCGCTCGAGGTTGTAGAGACGCGCGTTGCCAATGTTGACGCTGAGGCATGTGTGTTAGATGAAGAAGGGActggcttttttttttgtccgAGATGCacagagagggagagagaaactCACCGGTCGAGGAAACTAAACAGGTAGAGGAGCATCACGAGCGGGATGATGTGCATGTCTAGCTTCCGGAcaatcttcttctcggcggcggcggcgtcgacgaggtccgggTCCCGGGCGTCGATGTCCGAAGAGCCGGCACCGGGATAGAGGCCGGTGCCGGCTACATCGAGCCTGTCCTTCTGGGGGGCGTCCATTGCGCCGGGGCTGGCCGTGTGATGCGGTGGGTAGCCTGTTGTGAGGTCTGTGACGTCCCTGGGTGAATGAAGCCTGTGTGGAGATGGTGTGGCGTGTAATGAGAATGAGCAGTGTTTATGAGATCTCTGTGTCACGAAGTAGCACAGGCGCCTTCTGAGAGTAGGTGGCGCACGTGAGCGCACAGGAGAGCGCAGGCAAGGATAACTTTGCTGATACAAACTCAGGAGTTGCTGCAACAAACTGACATCGGCCGGCAGTTAAAAAGGCACCCTTGAATTTCCACTCGACGATCGTCAGACGATCGTAACGGGGGTCGTCGTGGTGGGTTGAGACACGCGATGGGCGGGGTGATGGGATGTGTTGTGCAGGTACTACACCACCATGCGGGTTTGCGCGCGACGATAAGAGTTTTCCACTCTCCCTCCAATTCTTACGTCGGCGGGGTCGAGCAAGCAAGCAGAGACGGTAAAATGGCACGATGGTTGTTGGCTAGAAGTTGTGGATTTTGGCCGATAATGGCCGTAGCTTGCCAATGAGCGAGTCAGGACGAGCCTTGGATCGTCGAGAGATAGGACGGATGTACGGGCAATGAGAGGTTTTGAGTTGAAGTTGAGCCTCTACGAATTGAGTTGATGCGACAAAGAGACACAAACAAGAGTCTTTGTCTTTTTGgtgaagaaagagaaagaggctATACCCGGACGAGTCATAAGCAAAGGGGAGACGAGACAAACTCCTCCCCCCACGGCCGCGGGATTTTTTCTTCAGAAAGCATACAGAGTACTCGGTACAGATACAGAGTCAACGAGATAAGGTCTTCCAAGAGGTCTGGAACGATTCGGAGCTGCGGCTATTGCCAAAACAGCAGGGCAAAGGAGCCGCCGTTGCATTCCAATTCGCCCGCGTCGTAGGAGATACCCGACATGGTGCCACCGCCCGGGCGGGCGCGGAGATCCGTCAGCAAGTTTCCCCCATCGTCCCCTCCAACAGCAATAATAAGTCGGACATCGAGCAGTCATGTTGCACCAAGTCTCGGTCGTGGCTGGTATCTGGACATTTCTTGGTCGAGTTATCACCGAtagggagggggggggggggtttcttAATCGGAGCAACAGTACGCCGACACGGCATGACTGTTATTAACTGCTGACCAAAGGAGGCGAGTTTCTAAGCATGGAGAGAGGGACCCTGCTGCGGATCATAGCCGGGACACATCGAGTGCAGGCAGATGTCCCAAGCACTCTTCAGCCTTGATGACGCCGTGAGAACGGTCTCCCGcgcccccccttctccgTCTACCGGACGCCTGGAAGTGCTTGTTTTACCTCTGCTCCCTTCGGACGCTTCGCCATCTGGGTCAATCAATCACTGTGTAGTCATGCAGAGTTAAGAcggctgtgtgtgtgtgcgtgtgcgtgtgaTCGCCAGTGACCGTGCCTTACAGGATTGATGACGGTCTTCCCCAGTGACAGTTGGAGATGCTTTGCAACGGCACCACAGATTTACTGTGTTTTCCTACTCGTGTTCTACTCAAGCTGCCAGCCCCGATGACCAGGAAGCCTCGATCAACCTGGGACGAACCGATGGTCCCGTCATCGCCCGTGCTTCGTGGTCTCGGTCATTGCTCCCGTCTCACCCcaccaaaaaaaagaagaagaagaaaagcaaTGGGACCATCGGCTCCCCCCTTGGACGGTTCAACCACATGTTTGAATACTCCTTTGGCCATCAATAGATTCGTTGAAGCAGCATCAACACACCAATGCATGCACTGTGGAAAATCCCAGGAATCTTATCCagcccacccccccccccccccctttctaATTGCCCGTGTGCAACGCCGCATCTGCCAACAAGCCACGCCCTCCCACCAGGAAAGCTAGCAACGCACAAAGCCTGCATAAATGGCGTTTTGACGTCAGTCTTGGGGAAAGGGATGTCGTGGGGGTCCGAACAACTTGTTCAGCATACATATATAATAATAAACATACAGATCTGCCCCGGATGGCTGATTCTGGGTTTCTCTCACTGTTGGGGGTTGGGTGTCATATGGCTCGCTTGCTGCTTCTACCTCGTACACATTACGAAGATTATCTATTTGTAGGGGCTACATAT is drawn from Colletotrichum destructivum chromosome 6, complete sequence and contains these coding sequences:
- a CDS encoding Putative major facilitator superfamily, MFS transporter superfamily, whose amino-acid sequence is MDAPQKDRLDVAGTGLYPGAGSSDIDARDPDLVDAAAAEKKIVRKLDMHIIPLVMLLYLFSFLDRVNIGNARLYNLERDLDMHGNQFQVAVSILFVTYIIFEVPSNLVLKLFTPRRWIAFITVSWGVIATLTGLVHSYGALLACRLLLGAVEAGLFPGLNVYLTFFYSKHELALRVGYLFVSAAIAGGLGGLLAYAIGHMDGVEGLSGWRWIMIVEGLPTVVLGVITYFALPNDAATAYFLTDDEKAVMARRRAREYGNTSSAQEFSRDDMFKAFMDWKVWVFSIAQFGADTMLYGFSTFLPTIINGLGTWTVAQVQLLTVPCYFLGAVVYMSMAFLSDRMQRRGLFCVIFGSISVIGYGVLISPSSNGVHYFGCFLVAAGLYVVVGLPLAWLPNNSPRYGKRTTASGMQLTIGNCSGVMSSFIYQAVDKPRYIRGHAVTLSMVGMATCLYGFLWFWYWRENKQREAGRVQSKYADLSDDELAELGDESPRYRYTI